A stretch of the Vigna radiata var. radiata cultivar VC1973A chromosome 7, Vradiata_ver6, whole genome shotgun sequence genome encodes the following:
- the LOC106768695 gene encoding tRNA-dihydrouridine(16/17) synthase [NAD(P)(+)]-like: MKPKPYSLPLLNRYFSVQSPSLMAQTPACLDAEQLHDDHHQQHLGFPAGSLSGESRAERAWAHWAKLGRPRLIVAPMVDNSELPFRMLCRKYGAQGAYTPMLHSRIFSETEKYRNEEFTTCKEDRPLFVQFCANDPDVLLEAARKVEPHCDYVDINLGCPQRIAKRGNYGAFLMDNLPLVKSLVEKLAVNLQVPVSCKIRLFPNLEDTLKYARMLEEAGCMLLAVHGRTRDEKDGKKFRADWKAIRAVKNAVRIPVLANGNIRHMDDVRDCLEETEVEGVLSAETLLENPALFAGFRTAEWVSESEGTSVDGKLDQADLLIEYLKLCEKYPVPWRMIRSHVHKLLGGWFSLQPHIREELNKQSKLTFEFLYDMVDRLRDTGTRIPLYKETRAELTSDSYSD; the protein is encoded by the exons ATGAAACCTAAACCCTATTCCCTTCCCCTTCTCAACCGATACTTTTCCGTGCAATCTCCTTCTCTCATGGCTCAAACCCCAGCTTGTCTCGATGCAGAACAACTTCACGACGACCACCATCAGCAGCACTTGGGTTTTCCGGCCGGGAGTCTAAGCGGAGAGTCTCGAGCGGAACGGGCTTGGGCTCACTGGGCCAAGTTGGGCCGACCCAGACTCATAGTGGCCCCGATGGTTGACAATTCGGAGTTGCCGTTTCGAATGCTGTGTCGCAAGTACGGTGCCCAGGGCGCCTACACCCCTATGCTCCATTCCCGCATCTTCTCCGAGACCGAAAAGTACAGGAACGAAGAATTCACCACTTGCAAG GAGGATCGACCGCTCTTTGTTCAATTCTGTGCCAACGACCCTGATGTTTTGTTGGAAGCTGCACGCAAGGTCGAGCCTCATTGTGATTATGTTGATATTAATCTTGG gtGTCCGCAGCGCATTGCTAAACGGGGAAACTATGGTGCATTTTTGATGGATAACCTTCCTCTTGTAAAATCTCTAGTGGAAAAATTAGCTGTAAACCTCCAGGTTCCTGTTTCATGCAAAATTAGGCTCTTTCCCAATTTAGAAGACACTTTGAAGTATGCTAGGATGCTTGAAGAGGCTGGTTGCATGCTTTTAGCTGTTCATGGCAGGACCAGAGATGAGAAGGATGGGAAGAAATTTCGAGCAGACTGGAAAGCTATCAGGGCTGTAAAAAATGCAGTCAGGATCCCAGTCCTTGCAAATGGGAACATACGGCATATGGATGATGTTAGAGACTGCTTGGAAGAGACGGAGGTTGAAGGGGTACTTTCTGCTGAGACCCTGCTTGAAAATCCTGCCCTCTTTGCTGGATTTCGAACTGCCGAATGGGTGTCTGAAAGTGAAGGAACCAGTGTGGATGGAAAACTAGACCAGGCAGATCTGCTAATAGAGTACTTGAAACTTTGTGAAAAGTATCCTGTGCCATGGAGAATGATTCGTTCTCATGTTCATAAATTGTTGGGAGGCTGGTTCAGCCTTCAGCCTCACATCAGGGAGGAGCTAAACAAGCAATCTAAACtgacttttgaatttctttatgACATGGTAGATCGACTTAGGGATACAGGTACAAGGATCCCACTTTACAAAGAGACCCGAGCAGAACTTACATCGGACAGTTACTCAGATTGA
- the LOC106769318 gene encoding probable WRKY transcription factor 15 isoform X2 translates to MAVELMTGYRTTTFTTKAEENAVQEAASGLESVEKLIRILSQTPQQYNSSNQIAIDCKAVADLAVSKFKNVISLLGPGPGPAPAPTPTPTPTPTGHARFRRAPLPPPSTQPSQPPVFHATPLHQIPKTDGTLNDSSSKTIYFSYPSPATSFISSLTADAHTKQPSSSSPPPPAPGSFHITTLSHVSSAGKPPLSSSSSFKRKCSSENLPSGKCGSSSSRCHCSKKRKMRLKKVVRVPAISLKMADIPPDDYSWRKYGQKPIKGSPHPRGYYKCSSVRGCPARKHVERALDDPAMLVVTYEGEHSHSLSAADATNLILESS, encoded by the exons ATGGCCGTGGAGCTCATGACAGGCTACAGAACCACCACTTTCACCACCAAAGCAGAGGAAAATGCCGTCCAGGAAGCCGCCTCCGGTTTGGAGAGCGTCGAGAAGCTCATCAGAATCCTCTCTCAGACTCCCCAACAATACAACTCCTCCAATCAAATAGCTATCGACTGCAAGGCCGTCGCCGACCTCGCAGTTTCCAAGTTCAAAAACGTCATTTCGCTCCTAGGCCCAGGTCCAGGCCCAGCCCCAGCCCCAACCCCAACCCCAACCCCAACCCCAACCGGCCACGCCCGCTTCCGAAGAgctcctcttcctcctccttccACACAACCCTCCCAGCCCCCCGTCTTCCACGCCACCCCTCTGCACCAAATCCCCAAAACAGACGGCACCCTCAACGACTCCTCTTCCAAAACCATTTATTTCTCCTACCCCTCCCCCGCCACTTCCTTCATCTCCTCCCTCACCGCCGACGCCCACACAAAACAACCCTCTTCCTCCTCGCCGCCCCCGCCTGCGCCGGGTTCTTTCCACATCACCACTCTCTCCCACGTCTCATCCGCGGGAAAGCCTCCcctctcttcctcctcctctttcAAGAGGAAGTGCAGCTCTGAGAACTTGCCTTCTGGAAAGTGCGGTAGCTCCTCTAGCCGCTGTCATTGCTCCAAAAAGAG AAAAATGAGGTTGAAGAAGGTGGTGAGGGTACCGGCTATAAGCTTGAAGATGGCCGATATTCCACCGGATGATTATTCTTGGAGGAAGTATGGACAGAAACCGATCAAAGGATCCCCTCATCCAAG ggGTTACTACAAGTGCAGTAGCGTGAGAGGGTGTCCGGCGCGAAAGCATGTGGAGCGAGCTTTGGATGATCCGGCTATGCTGGTGGTGACCTACGAGGGGGAGCACAGTCACAGTCTCTCCGCGGCTGATGCCACTAACCTTATTCTTGAATCATCTTGA
- the LOC106769318 gene encoding probable WRKY transcription factor 15 isoform X1, whose translation MAVELMTGYRTTTFTTKAEENAVQEAASGLESVEKLIRILSQTPQQYNSSNQIAIDCKAVADLAVSKFKNVISLLGPGPGPAPAPTPTPTPTPTGHARFRRAPLPPPSTQPSQPPVFHATPLHQIPKTDGTLNDSSSKTIYFSYPSPATSFISSLTADAHTKQPSSSSPPPPAPGSFHITTLSHVSSAGKPPLSSSSSFKRKCSSENLPSGKCGSSSSRCHCSKKSRKMRLKKVVRVPAISLKMADIPPDDYSWRKYGQKPIKGSPHPRGYYKCSSVRGCPARKHVERALDDPAMLVVTYEGEHSHSLSAADATNLILESS comes from the exons ATGGCCGTGGAGCTCATGACAGGCTACAGAACCACCACTTTCACCACCAAAGCAGAGGAAAATGCCGTCCAGGAAGCCGCCTCCGGTTTGGAGAGCGTCGAGAAGCTCATCAGAATCCTCTCTCAGACTCCCCAACAATACAACTCCTCCAATCAAATAGCTATCGACTGCAAGGCCGTCGCCGACCTCGCAGTTTCCAAGTTCAAAAACGTCATTTCGCTCCTAGGCCCAGGTCCAGGCCCAGCCCCAGCCCCAACCCCAACCCCAACCCCAACCCCAACCGGCCACGCCCGCTTCCGAAGAgctcctcttcctcctccttccACACAACCCTCCCAGCCCCCCGTCTTCCACGCCACCCCTCTGCACCAAATCCCCAAAACAGACGGCACCCTCAACGACTCCTCTTCCAAAACCATTTATTTCTCCTACCCCTCCCCCGCCACTTCCTTCATCTCCTCCCTCACCGCCGACGCCCACACAAAACAACCCTCTTCCTCCTCGCCGCCCCCGCCTGCGCCGGGTTCTTTCCACATCACCACTCTCTCCCACGTCTCATCCGCGGGAAAGCCTCCcctctcttcctcctcctctttcAAGAGGAAGTGCAGCTCTGAGAACTTGCCTTCTGGAAAGTGCGGTAGCTCCTCTAGCCGCTGTCATTGCTCCAAAAAGAG TAGAAAAATGAGGTTGAAGAAGGTGGTGAGGGTACCGGCTATAAGCTTGAAGATGGCCGATATTCCACCGGATGATTATTCTTGGAGGAAGTATGGACAGAAACCGATCAAAGGATCCCCTCATCCAAG ggGTTACTACAAGTGCAGTAGCGTGAGAGGGTGTCCGGCGCGAAAGCATGTGGAGCGAGCTTTGGATGATCCGGCTATGCTGGTGGTGACCTACGAGGGGGAGCACAGTCACAGTCTCTCCGCGGCTGATGCCACTAACCTTATTCTTGAATCATCTTGA